In the genome of Variibacter gotjawalensis, one region contains:
- a CDS encoding chlorite dismutase family protein, translated as MPPLHVAFCAAASGAWRIDSIDSVVGEALPRAARLDVVEGAELVHGEWVLRGVTSNARYTRRDELEALAARQEGLGRPAATRAALIPIRKSESWWALAQDERRAIMEEQSRDIAIGLEYLPGVARRLHHARELGEPFDFLTWFEFAPEHASDFETLVTRLRATPEWRYVEREVDIRLSRE; from the coding sequence ATGCCACCGCTCCACGTCGCATTTTGTGCCGCCGCTTCCGGGGCGTGGCGCATAGACAGTATCGATAGTGTCGTCGGCGAAGCGCTGCCGCGCGCCGCCCGTCTCGACGTCGTCGAAGGCGCCGAACTGGTACATGGCGAATGGGTGCTGCGCGGCGTCACCAGCAACGCACGCTATACGCGGCGGGACGAACTCGAAGCGCTCGCTGCGCGTCAGGAAGGGTTAGGGCGCCCCGCAGCAACGCGCGCAGCCTTGATTCCGATTCGGAAATCTGAAAGTTGGTGGGCACTCGCGCAAGACGAGCGTCGCGCGATCATGGAAGAGCAGTCGCGGGACATCGCGATCGGCCTCGAGTATTTGCCCGGAGTTGCGCGACGACTGCATCACGCGCGCGAACTCGGTGAGCCATTCGATTTCCTCACGTGGTTCGAATTCGCGCCAGAACACGCAAGCGATTTTGAGACGCTGGTGACGCGGCTCCGCGCAACGCCGGAATGGCGTTACGTCGAGCGCGAAGTCGATATTCGCCTGAGCCGCGAATAG
- a CDS encoding Bug family tripartite tricarboxylate transporter substrate binding protein, which produces MNINRRTILATGSAAVALPFFARRASAQTWQPTKQIRMIVSYPAGGQTDLLGRAFGDYISKQVGQTVIVENKAGAAGSMGAAEVARAAPDGHTILCSISTTYVMNRAMMKNPGYDMDKDLTLVSVIPGAGLLLIANPSTGIKSLDDFVAFAKKSGKVNFGTYSAGSAPHMTINELNRQYGLKIEPIHYRGEAPMWTGLAEGSLDVAMGSYTAAQSVLQSNRGVTFAVHSKKVDAIPDIKTLPQQGATSKFFTVSGFTGWALPKATPQPIVDRLAQLCVAANSDPKVKEILTTFVLEPALGFKETNALYQQELPIWMDAANALGLAPV; this is translated from the coding sequence ATGAATATCAACCGCCGTACGATACTGGCGACGGGCAGCGCCGCCGTCGCGCTTCCGTTCTTTGCGCGTCGCGCATCAGCACAGACGTGGCAACCGACAAAACAAATCCGCATGATCGTGAGCTACCCGGCCGGTGGACAGACCGACCTGCTCGGCCGTGCTTTCGGCGACTACATTTCGAAGCAAGTCGGCCAGACCGTCATCGTCGAAAACAAAGCCGGCGCGGCCGGATCGATGGGCGCCGCTGAAGTCGCGCGGGCGGCACCGGATGGCCACACGATCCTCTGCTCGATCTCGACGACTTACGTCATGAACCGGGCGATGATGAAAAATCCCGGCTACGACATGGATAAAGATTTGACCTTGGTCAGCGTCATTCCGGGCGCCGGTTTGTTGCTGATCGCCAACCCGAGCACCGGTATCAAGTCGCTCGACGACTTCGTCGCCTTCGCGAAGAAATCCGGCAAGGTCAATTTCGGCACCTACAGCGCGGGCTCTGCGCCGCACATGACGATCAACGAACTCAACCGGCAGTACGGTTTGAAGATCGAGCCGATCCACTATCGCGGCGAAGCGCCGATGTGGACGGGTCTCGCCGAAGGATCGCTCGATGTCGCGATGGGAAGTTACACGGCCGCGCAATCGGTGCTGCAGAGCAATCGCGGGGTCACTTTCGCGGTGCACTCGAAAAAGGTCGACGCGATCCCGGACATCAAGACATTGCCGCAGCAAGGCGCGACGTCGAAGTTCTTCACCGTCAGCGGCTTCACCGGTTGGGCACTGCCAAAGGCAACGCCGCAGCCGATCGTCGATCGCCTCGCGCAGCTTTGCGTCGCGGCGAACAGCGATCCCAAGGTGAAGGAGATTCTCACCACTTTCGTGCTGGAACCCGCGCTCGGCTTCAAGGAAACCAACGCGCTCTACCAGCAGGAATTGCCGATCTGGATGGATGCCGCGAATGCTTTGGGACTGGCGCCCGTATAG
- a CDS encoding DUF3126 family protein, translated as MEVGEIKKLDAYLKKLFDNQKMRVVPRPKKTDSVEVYLGEEFLGVLSLDDEDGDRSFNFNMAILDTDLE; from the coding sequence ATTGAAGTCGGCGAGATCAAGAAGCTCGACGCATATCTCAAGAAGCTGTTCGACAACCAAAAAATGCGCGTCGTGCCGCGCCCGAAAAAGACCGACTCGGTTGAGGTCTATCTCGGTGAGGAGTTCCTTGGCGTGCTCTCGCTCGACGACGAAGACGGCGATCGCTCTTTCAACTTCAACATGGCGATCCTCGACACCGATCTCGAGTAG
- the cysE gene encoding serine O-acetyltransferase has translation MAHQQTKLKNALDKVDPVWTRLRHEAEDIVRREPELSTFIYSTILHHDTLEAAVVHRVSERLQHPDVSGELIRQAYSDALQSDRSIGIAFRADIVATVDRDPAASRYLDPVLYFKGFHAIQAHRLAHWLWKNGRKDFALYLQSRSSSVFQTDINPNAPIGRGIFLDHATGFVVGETAVIDDDVSILHGVTLGGTGKDNEDRHPKIRRGVMLGAGAKILGNIEIGHCARVAAGSVVLKPVPPNTTVAGIPARVVGTAGCTEPSRTMNQLLQELTELPDPAI, from the coding sequence ATGGCGCATCAGCAGACCAAACTGAAGAATGCTCTCGACAAGGTCGATCCGGTTTGGACGCGCCTGCGTCATGAGGCCGAGGACATTGTCCGACGCGAGCCGGAACTCTCGACGTTCATCTATTCAACCATCCTCCACCACGACACGCTCGAAGCCGCTGTCGTGCATCGCGTGTCCGAACGCCTGCAGCATCCCGACGTTTCTGGGGAACTCATCCGCCAAGCGTACAGCGATGCACTGCAGTCGGACCGTTCGATCGGCATCGCATTCCGCGCCGACATCGTCGCGACGGTTGATCGCGATCCGGCCGCGAGCCGCTACCTCGATCCGGTGCTCTACTTTAAGGGCTTCCACGCCATCCAAGCGCATCGCCTCGCGCATTGGCTTTGGAAGAACGGCCGCAAGGATTTCGCGCTCTATCTGCAGAGCCGCTCGTCCTCTGTCTTCCAGACCGACATCAATCCGAACGCGCCGATCGGCCGCGGCATCTTCCTCGATCATGCGACCGGCTTCGTCGTCGGCGAGACGGCCGTCATCGATGACGACGTTTCAATCCTGCATGGCGTAACGCTCGGCGGCACCGGCAAGGACAACGAAGATCGTCACCCGAAAATCCGTCGCGGCGTGATGCTCGGCGCTGGAGCAAAGATTCTCGGCAATATCGAGATCGGTCATTGCGCGCGCGTTGCGGCCGGTTCGGTCGTGCTCAAGCCGGTTCCGCCGAATACGACCGTTGCGGGCATTCCTGCGCGCGTCGTCGGTACGGCCGGCTGCACGGAACCGTCGCGGACCATGAACCAGCTCCTGCAAGAGCTGACGGAACTCCCCGACCCGGCCATCTAA
- a CDS encoding alpha/beta fold hydrolase: MPTFHNGPVEIAYLDQGEGEPILLIHGFASNKDMNWSFPNWVTTLMRAGRRVIALDNRGHGQSTKLYSPDDYDTARMASDARALLDHLGIERADVMGYSMGARISAWLAVESPERVRSVVLGGLGIHLVEGVGLPQEVAQALEAPSVDDAQTAQGRTFRLFAEQTRSDLKALAACIRGSRQTLTAEQVGQITCPVLIAIGTKDTVSGAAAPLAVLIPGAEVVDIPERDHMLAVGDKVYKQAVVEFLSRRP, from the coding sequence ATGCCTACCTTTCACAACGGCCCGGTCGAGATCGCCTATTTGGATCAAGGCGAAGGCGAGCCGATCCTGCTCATTCATGGCTTCGCGTCGAACAAGGACATGAACTGGTCGTTCCCGAACTGGGTAACGACGCTCATGCGCGCGGGACGCCGCGTGATCGCGCTCGATAATCGCGGACATGGGCAATCGACGAAGCTCTATTCGCCGGACGATTACGACACGGCGCGCATGGCGAGCGACGCGCGCGCCCTGCTCGATCATCTCGGCATCGAGCGCGCCGACGTGATGGGATACTCCATGGGTGCGCGAATTTCGGCGTGGCTCGCAGTCGAAAGCCCGGAGCGCGTGCGCTCGGTGGTTCTCGGCGGTCTCGGCATCCACCTCGTTGAAGGTGTCGGCCTGCCGCAGGAGGTCGCGCAAGCGCTCGAAGCGCCGAGCGTCGATGATGCGCAGACCGCTCAAGGCCGTACGTTCCGTCTCTTCGCCGAACAGACGCGCTCGGACCTGAAAGCCTTGGCGGCTTGTATTCGCGGCTCGCGGCAGACGCTGACAGCCGAGCAAGTCGGTCAGATCACATGCCCCGTTCTGATCGCGATCGGGACGAAGGACACGGTGTCTGGAGCTGCCGCACCGCTCGCTGTGCTGATCCCCGGAGCCGAGGTCGTCGACATCCCGGAGCGCGACCACATGCTCGCGGTCGGCGATAAGGTCTACAAGCAGGCCGTCGTCGAATTCCTCAGCCGGCGGCCGTAA